The region CTTCTCCTTTTTTTAGGCATGCCGATCAGCATGCTCCTTATCGCCTCGACCTGCGGGGCTCTGCTTTTTTTTACCGATACCCCTCTAATAGTACTTGTTCAACAGCTCTTCAACGCCCTGGACAAGTACGTGCTCATGGCCATTCCTTTTTTTATCTTCGCTGGGGGAATAATGAGCGAGGGGGCGATCGCGAGAAGGCTCATAGCCGTCATGGAGTTGCTTGTAGGGCATATTCGGGGTGGAGCTGCGATGGCTGTAGTGGTGGCGTGTGTTTTTTTTGCGGCTCTCAGCGGGTCCTCCCCCGCGACTGTCGTCGCTATCGGCTCCATTATGTTTCCTGCGCTTGTAAAAGCTGGCTACAGTGAAGATTTTACCCAAGGACTGATTACTTCCGCAGGTTCGCTGGGCATCGTCATTCCTCCTTCCATCCCGATGATCCTTTACTGCCTCGTCATGGATGTAAGCGTGGTGGAACTCTTTATGGCCGGAATTCTCCCCGGGCTCCTGATAGGCGGGGTGTTTTTGGGCTACACATATTTCAAGGCGCGCAAACACAATTGGCGCTCCAGGAAAGTCTACGCCAAAGGGGAAAAGATAAGGATTCTGCGGGAGGGCATTTGGGGTCTCATGTTGCCGATCATCGTCCTTGGCGGTATATACGGCGGTGTGTTCACCCCCACGGAAGCCGCTGCAGTCAGCGTGGTCTACGCACTGTTCATAGAATTAGTTATACACAAAGACCTCACCATAAAAAAACTTTTTGAAGTCTGTAGAAGCGCGGCCATTTTGAGCGCTTCCCTGATGTTTATTCTCGCCTGCGCCATGACCTTTGTATGGCTTCTGACGGCCGAGCAGATCCCCGTAAAGGTTGCAGACTCCCTCATCGGGATGGTGGACAATTGGTGGACTTTTCTCCTCATGGTCTCCGCCTTGTTCTTGCTCTTGGGAACCGTCATGGACGACGTTTCCGCCATGATCATCCTTTCACCGCTTTTCATGGAGACCCTGCGCAGGTACAATATCGACCTTGTCCATTATGGGATCGTGATGGTCCTTGTGATCGAATTCGGGTTCCTGACACCCCCCTTCGGGTTGAACCTTTTCGTTACGATGGGCCTTACAGGGAAATCTTTGACATCCGTGGCCCGTTCCACGTTCCCGTTCCTGGTGCTCCTTCTCGCAGCCGTCCTCTTGATCGCACTGGTCCCTTCCATATCCCTCATTCTTCCAAAGCTCTTTTTGAGGCAGTAATGAACCCAGGCCCTCATGGTTATATTTTTCTGACCTCCACCAACGGTGAAGCCCGTTTTGAATTCCTGTGAATTCATGTCCTTAGGTCCCGCGGCTGAACCTTGGTAGTCCCAGGGCCTTTCTCGAGTATAGGTCCATGTAAAGCCTCTTGAATCTTCCTCACAAGTTGTATTAAACATAGATTTTCAGACTCGGCCGATTTTCTCTTTAAATGTACGGTGCCGGGAGGCGCGACGCGATTCAGTATTATTCTGATCGTGCGGTCAAGCCAAAGCGTTGCGGCGGGTGAATAACCCTTCTACAACCTCTACAAGGAGGTTCCTCTCCCGTGAAGTTCATAATCCCTGCCATCTTTGGGATTTGTATTATTCTGTCTTTCCATAACAAGGCGTGTGCCGGGGGGCGCGTACTGCTCGTCCATAGTTACTACGCGGACTATACCTGGACGGATGATATCACGGGAGGTGTCAAAAGCGGCCTTGCAGGTTCCGGAGCACAGCTCGAGATCTTTTACATGAATACCAAAAGACGACCGAGGGAAGAATGCAAAATTCAGGCGGGTAAGGAAGCCATGGAAAGGGTGAGGGTCTTCAGGCCCCACGTGGTCATTGCCGCCGATGACAATGCCCAGGCGTACTTTTCAAGATACTATGTAGGGAAAGAACGCCCCCAAATCGTCTTTTGCGGCGTCAACGGTGACCCGGCCGATTACGGCTTTCCCGCGGCCAACGTGACCGGAATCGTTGAAAGGCCCCATTTTGTCCAGACATTTGACATGCTTAAAATCATTGTCCCGGATGTGCGGAAGGTGGCCGTCATAACGGACAACAGCACAACGTCGAATAGACTGATATCGCAAATGCGATCTGTGAACCTCCCGGTCGAAGTGGTCGTTGTGGATCAGCCTGATACCTTCACTCAGTGGAAGAAGCGGATAAAATCCTACCAAAAGAACGTAGATGCGGTTTGCGTCATTTTGTACCATACTCTTACCGATGGGGACGGCGACGAAGAAACGGTATCTCCTTTGGACGTAATGGAATGGACCGTTGCAAACAATCGAAAACCACTCTTTTCGGTCGCCCCTTTTGCAATCGAGCAAGGGGCGCTTTTCGGAGTGGTGAACTCTGGTTACGAGCAAGGTCTGGAAGCCGCAAAGATCGCCCTTGAGATATTGAAAGGCAGAAAGGCAGGGGAATTTCCTATCGTCGAACCTAAAAAAGGAGCCGTTTACATAAACGTGCGCACCGCCCAGAAAATGGGCTTTGAGATCCCGTTTCCCATAATGCAGGCAACGGATAGAATTTTCGAATGAGTCCCCCAGCCTGTAAATGTGGGGAAGTAGGGCGAGAGGGGAAGCTTTGCGAGAGAAGAGACCTTTAACCCCCTTTCGTAAAACCGTGCCCTCGCTTCACATTGAGCTCCACCCCTTTTGTAATGAAGGTTCAAAATTTGTCATGCATAATCTGGGTTAAACTGTAACCCATTAAGTATAAGGTTTCAAAGTTTTTTGAGG is a window of Deltaproteobacteria bacterium DNA encoding:
- a CDS encoding TRAP transporter large permease subunit, with product MILAIAITFTLLLFLGMPISMLLIASTCGALLFFTDTPLIVLVQQLFNALDKYVLMAIPFFIFAGGIMSEGAIARRLIAVMELLVGHIRGGAAMAVVVACVFFAALSGSSPATVVAIGSIMFPALVKAGYSEDFTQGLITSAGSLGIVIPPSIPMILYCLVMDVSVVELFMAGILPGLLIGGVFLGYTYFKARKHNWRSRKVYAKGEKIRILREGIWGLMLPIIVLGGIYGGVFTPTEAAAVSVVYALFIELVIHKDLTIKKLFEVCRSAAILSASLMFILACAMTFVWLLTAEQIPVKVADSLIGMVDNWWTFLLMVSALFLLLGTVMDDVSAMIILSPLFMETLRRYNIDLVHYGIVMVLVIEFGFLTPPFGLNLFVTMGLTGKSLTSVARSTFPFLVLLLAAVLLIALVPSISLILPKLFLRQ